One Penaeus monodon isolate SGIC_2016 chromosome 34, NSTDA_Pmon_1, whole genome shotgun sequence DNA segment encodes these proteins:
- the LOC119594890 gene encoding two pore calcium channel protein 1-like, with product IYVIKVNALTSRPPVLTNMSEATRRETGRESFSSLFLPPEESQRENEPPNTNNQRDSDIPNEYGNTSIDSESSDYRELHEEQDQTQTSFCPITSSWEMNYHEAAIFLEEGENNDKFNSHPRDRSALPAYLVTHNHWFYSLDLAAALLLMSLAVIEQPAVFEGVPVGVHGSIELFGLFLVGISIVMQLRWLGLRTFVQHKRSAVKSVTWVVMIIEAVVVIVRNTSHFRVTRALRPIFFVDSRYLGGVRRFLRQILQSVPPILEVLGILFFILIIFTTLGFYLFSPDQKNPYFTTFQQGFVSLYVLLTTANFPDVMMPAYAKSRWSAAFFIAFLAINLYFLMNLMLAVVFVVFSDIEKDKFRKLLLHKRKACQYSFRLLVTRSQPTHIPFRHFHGLIKFFRPQTSWRDAYLAFKALNRTETGLLNLSEFYNIYDICEFKWKPCQSADPWFIDLPNPLRGCCFLIRRLVMWKWFDFFIYIVIISNALVLLVKTIMLSASGEPISYDVHVTWDQVAFVAFYTFEAILKMIGLGVSAYFHLGWNIYDFFVTLLAIIGIIAERFSSSFFYVVILRPLRLLRLFRMRKRYRDVFQTLVILLPRVMSAIVVIIITYYFFAIIGMELFSQYDMKNCCINTTVEQFYKDDNTTVYVNYYYLNNFDDLFKAGVTLFELTVVNNWFIIMEGYAAVGGEWSRLFFMVFYLVMMVVMSVVVAFILEAFTFRMQYNQAVQXXXXXDEDKVHIFVGLSKEELRFVYSRPDDTLTLQQYTAALETEGIVRYEGTRRRTRVVLQRRMYRDEIPGWLLEADQQDRTATGNPISHPVLTSHTLPVSIEARQGQSNTPSQTPPSFYGALNSNGLPDSESCDT from the exons ATATACGTCATCAAGGTAAATGCTTTGACCTCGCGACCTCCAGTGTTGACAAATATGTCGGAGGCGACGCGGAGGGAGACTGGAAGAGAGAGCTTTTCGAGTCTTTTTCTCCCTCCAGAAGAATCGCAACGTGAAAATGAGC CTCCCAACACTAACAACCAGAGGGACTCGGACATCCCCAATGAGTATGGCAACACAAGTATTGACTCGGAGAGTAGCGATTACAGAGAACTTCATGAAGAACAAGACCAAACACAGACATCCTTTTGCCCAATAACATCAAGTTGGGAGATGAACTATCATGAGGCTGCAATATTCTTGGAA GAAGGAGAAAACAATGACAAATTCAACAGCCATCCTCGCGACCGCAGTGCCCTGCCAGCTTACCTCGTAACACACAACCATTGGTTCTATTCCCTCGATTTAGCAGCTGCTTTACTCCTCATGTCTCTGGCAGTCATAGAGCAGCCAGCAGTGTTTGAG GGTGTTCCTGTTGGAGTTCATGGATCCATAGAACTTTTTGGGCTATTTCTTGTTGGCATATCCATCGTCATGCAGCTCAGATGGCTTGGCCTGCGAACCTTCGTCCAGCATAAGCGTTCAGCTGTGAAG AGTGTAACATGGGTTGTCATGATAATTGAAGCAGTTGTAGTAATAGTCCGAAACACAAGCCATTTCCGAGTCACACGAGCTCTGCGTCCAATCTTCTTTGTGGACAGCAGATACCTAGGTGGTGTCcgaag atTTCTGAGGCAGATACTTCAATCAGTTCCTCCGATCCTCGAAGTCTTAGGAATTCtgtttttcatcctcattattttcactacACTAGGATTCTACCTCTTCAGCCCAGACCAGAAAAATCCCTATTTCACTACATTCCAGCAGGGATTCGTGTCCCTCTATGTCCTCCTCACCACAGCAAA TTTTCCAGATGTAATGATGCCTGCTTATGCCAAGAGCCGATGGAGTGCTGCTTTCTTCATTGCCTTCCTGGCCATCAATTTGTATTTTCTTATGAATTTG ATGCTTGCTGTGGTGTTTGTGGTCTTCAGTGACATTGAGAAAGACAAGTTCCGCAAGCTCCTACTCCACAAGAGAAAGGCTTGCCAGTATTCTTTCCGCCTGCTAGTCACACGATCCCAGCCAACGCACATTCCCTTCCGGCATTTCCATGGCCTCATCAAGTTCTTCCGACCTCAAACCA GTTGGCGAGATGCTTACCTGGCATTCAAAGCTCTGAACCGCACGGAAACAGGCCTGCTAAACCTTTCTGAATTTTACAATATCTACGATATCTGCGAATTCAAATGGAAACCCTGCCAGTCTGCAGATCCTTGGTTCATTGACCTTCCAAATCCTCTCCGGGGATGCTGCTTTCTCATCCGCCGGCTTGTGATGTGGAAATGGTTCGACTTTTTCATAT ATATAGTAATTATTTCCAATGCCCTTGTGCTGTTGGTGAAGACAATAATGTTATCTGCAAGTGGTGAACCAATATCATATGATGTCCATGTGACGTGGGACCAAGTAGCTTTTGTTGCTT TCTACACCTTTGAGGCTATCCTCAAGATGATTGGTCTAGGAGTCTCAGCCTACTTTCACCTTGGCTGGAACATCTACGACTTCTTTGTGACATTGCTGGCCATCATAGGGATCATTGCAGAACGCTTTTCTAGTTCCTTCTTCTATGTTGTGATTCTGCGGCCTCTGAG GCTTCTAAGACTCTTCAGAATgcgaaagagatacagagatgtCTTCCAAACTCTGGTGATTCTGTTACCTAGAGTTATGTCAgccattgttgtcatcattatcacatattatttCTTTGCTATCATTGGCATGGAACTCTTCTCCCAGTATGATATGAAGAACTGCTGTAT AAACACAACAGTTGAGCAGTTTTATAAAGATGACAATACCACAGTGTATGTCAACTATTACTACCTCAACAACTTTGATGACCTCTTTAAGGCAGGAGTAACATTGTTTGAGCTGACGGTTGTTAATAACTGGTTCATCATTATGGAAG GTTATGCAGCTGTAGGTGGCGAGTGGTCAAGACTGTTCTTCATGGTGTTCTACCTAGTGATGATGGTCGTTATGTCAGTTGTCGTCGCCTTCATCCTTGAGGCTTTTACCTTTAGGATGCAGTACAACCAGGCAGTACAGNNNNNNNNNNNNN TAGATGAGGATAAAGTGCACATCTTTGTTGGACTCTCAAAGGAAGAGCTGCGTTTTGTATACAGCAGACCAGACGACACTTTAACCTTACAGCAATACACAGCTGCCCTTGAAACAGAG GGCATTGTGAGATATGAAGGCACCCGCAGGAGAACACGAGTTGTCCTCCAGCGGCGCATGTACCGTGATGAGATCCCTGGTTGGCTACTGGAGGCCGACCAGCAGGATCGCACAGCTACAGGGAACCCCATAAGTCACCCTGTTCTAACGAGTCACACCCTTCCTGTCAGTATTGAAGCTCGGCAAGGGCAGTCCAACACCCCCTCCCAGACTCCACCATCCTTCTATGGTGCGCTTAACAGCAATGGCCTTCCAGATAGCGAGAGCTGTGACACTTGA